A window of Orenia marismortui DSM 5156 contains these coding sequences:
- a CDS encoding RHS repeat-associated core domain-containing protein has product MDQDYMPFGGDLARPNQIEVQNDSGESYKYTGQKQVASIGLYYYGARYYDPSIGRFITEDSYRGELDKPQSQNVYIYVMNNPLRYTDPTGNVSSDVFEYENIFEGIWNEEVIEPMKNGWEYGVNNFWENSMNTVKDTFKTLFSNNLDVSTKYSKTALGTDNNKDNPNGVVQMNMGKGEMEYYDVGGRGRIAGIDTNFKTLKWGDSDSLFEGEFRLDTETGVAEYGLGIEVTEGHKNLNLIDRGFHSSAGAYATTWEGGINAHGRISNFNVKFRLYGTALGAGAYGHAGANYKDSEGTYHYLEATGVFEKFFGININVDIYSQNTKETSKK; this is encoded by the coding sequence ATGGATCAGGATTATATGCCCTTTGGTGGAGACTTAGCGAGACCAAATCAAATTGAAGTACAGAATGATAGTGGTGAGAGCTATAAGTATACAGGACAGAAACAGGTAGCGAGTATTGGATTGTATTACTATGGAGCGAGATACTATGATCCAAGTATAGGTAGATTTATTACTGAGGATAGTTATCGTGGTGAGTTGGATAAGCCACAGAGTCAGAATGTGTATATTTATGTAATGAATAATCCGTTGAGGTATACAGACCCGACAGGTAATGTCTCATCTGATGTATTTGAATATGAGAATATATTTGAAGGAATATGGAATGAAGAAGTCATTGAACCTATGAAAAATGGATGGGAATATGGGGTAAATAATTTCTGGGAAAATAGCATGAATACGGTCAAGGATACATTTAAAACTTTATTCAGCAATAATTTAGATGTAAGTACAAAGTATTCTAAAACAGCTTTAGGAACAGATAATAATAAAGATAATCCCAATGGTGTTGTACAGATGAATATGGGTAAAGGTGAAATGGAGTATTATGATGTTGGAGGAAGAGGACGAATAGCAGGTATTGATACTAACTTCAAGACACTTAAATGGGGTGATTCTGATAGTTTGTTTGAAGGTGAATTTCGTTTAGATACAGAAACAGGAGTTGCTGAATATGGACTTGGAATAGAAGTAACGGAAGGCCATAAGAATTTAAATCTCATAGACAGAGGTTTTCATAGTTCAGCAGGAGCTTATGCAACAACATGGGAAGGTGGCATAAATGCTCATGGTCGAATTAGTAATTTTAATGTGAAATTTAGATTATATGGAACAGCATTAGGAGCAGGGGCATATGGACATGCCGGAGCAAACTACAAAGATAGTGAGGGAACTTATCATTATTTAGAAGCTACAGGTGTTTTTGAAAAGTTTTTTGGTATTAATATCAATGTGGATATTTATTCTCAAAACACTAAGGAAACTTCAAAAAAATAA
- a CDS encoding tetratricopeptide repeat protein — MREEYYSKAAQKLKNKKILIYFMFLLLYIPFIYLLFLRPDHSYQRTLHLVVIGIVVIFTLIMIAIVKLFLKIVRRAIVIIDEKTIIINNHCCLSKTKEFSWSELAGYIVEEKRPLFRFFRFKKDNRILSLIFNNKDLAQVSLNMHLLAQADEFIEVINQKIPDLSEEKMTELLKLSKKRREIRYNKYRLNERGIIFKQRSIPWQDVKKIKFKGICLAGYANIKIIYHDSRGKKRSLSLKAQSKEIYSDFVKYLVKNSTQATIDSKIFDMLKAKPKEAKAEVSIILINVLTFFILISGSYFIENYLFTWWGSTTIEAIMKIYFIMIIFRRSYKTSNSYWLYYKNIFKQLYLILGGSIVLVLSLVILFIVSPGAVDCLRGDINLSNENLEEAQYYYEQVLSLYPENEDILYIQAKILYQLDDYREAFNSIEKAYNNSKSRWSPAAIKLVFDILSDLKEDEVVLEWYNRILEDYSTYDNNKRVLKVLEQVRDNFDF; from the coding sequence ATGAGAGAAGAATATTATTCTAAGGCAGCTCAGAAATTAAAGAATAAAAAAATATTAATCTATTTTATGTTTCTATTACTTTATATCCCTTTTATCTATCTTTTATTTTTGCGACCTGATCATAGTTACCAACGTACTTTACATTTAGTTGTAATAGGTATAGTAGTAATCTTTACTCTAATAATGATAGCAATTGTTAAGTTGTTCTTAAAGATAGTAAGAAGAGCGATAGTTATTATCGATGAAAAAACTATAATTATTAATAATCATTGCTGTCTCAGTAAAACGAAGGAGTTTTCTTGGTCAGAGCTAGCAGGATATATAGTAGAAGAGAAGAGACCACTTTTTAGATTTTTTAGGTTTAAGAAGGATAATAGAATACTAAGTCTTATCTTTAATAATAAAGATCTAGCTCAGGTTTCGCTAAATATGCATTTGCTTGCTCAAGCAGATGAGTTTATAGAAGTTATTAATCAGAAAATTCCTGATCTTAGTGAAGAGAAGATGACTGAATTACTCAAATTGTCTAAGAAAAGAAGAGAGATAAGATATAATAAATATCGTTTAAATGAAAGAGGTATTATCTTTAAGCAAAGAAGTATTCCTTGGCAAGATGTAAAAAAGATAAAATTCAAAGGAATCTGCTTAGCTGGTTATGCTAATATTAAGATAATCTATCATGACTCTAGGGGGAAAAAGAGATCTTTATCACTAAAAGCCCAAAGTAAAGAGATATATAGTGATTTTGTGAAGTACTTAGTGAAAAATTCAACTCAGGCTACAATTGATTCGAAAATATTTGATATGTTAAAGGCAAAGCCTAAAGAGGCTAAGGCAGAGGTTAGTATTATACTTATTAATGTATTAACCTTCTTTATTCTTATCTCTGGATCCTATTTTATTGAGAACTATCTATTTACTTGGTGGGGTTCAACCACTATAGAGGCGATTATGAAAATTTATTTTATAATGATTATTTTTAGACGCAGTTATAAGACTAGCAATAGTTATTGGCTTTATTATAAGAATATCTTTAAACAGTTATATCTTATTTTAGGTGGTAGCATAGTACTTGTTTTATCTTTAGTAATATTATTTATAGTATCTCCAGGAGCTGTAGATTGTTTAAGGGGTGATATTAATTTAAGTAATGAGAATTTAGAAGAAGCTCAATATTACTATGAACAGGTTCTCAGCTTATATCCTGAAAATGAAGATATATTATATATTCAGGCTAAGATCTTATACCAACTTGATGATTATAGAGAAGCTTTTAACTCAATTGAGAAAGCTTATAATAACTCTAAGAGCAGATGGAGTCCAGCTGCGATTAAATTAGTCTTTGATATCTTATCAGATCTAAAAGAGGATGAAGTAGTTTTAGAATGGTATAATAGAATCTTAGAGGATTATAGTACTTATGATAATAATAAGAGAGTCTTGAAAGTATTAGAGCAAGTAAGAGATAACTTTGATTTTTAA
- a CDS encoding RHS repeat-associated core domain-containing protein, translating into MTDASTKVLMDQDYLPFGGDLARLNQIEIQNDNEENYKYTGQKQVVSIGLYYYGVRYYDSEIG; encoded by the coding sequence ATGACTGATGCCAGTACTAAAGTTCTCATGGATCAGGATTACTTGCCCTTTGGTGGAGACTTAGCAAGACTGAATCAGATTGAGATACAGAATGATAATGAGGAAAACTATAAGTATACAGGACAGAAGCAAGTTGTGAGCATTGGACTGTATTACTATGGTGTGAGATATTATGATTCTGAGATAGGATAG
- a CDS encoding Rpn family recombination-promoting nuclease/putative transposase translates to MCRLNPRVDFAFKKLFGTEENKDILISFINSVLDKDEPIKDLILKNPYNSKNFKNDKLSILDFKAVDEKGVWYNIEMQITDQDYYDKRALYYWARLYTGQLESGVNYDKLEKTIVINVLNFNCLEEKEYHNIYQLLNRESKEELIDHLEIHFIELEKYNKDLSEVQTALDRWTEFLKRADKYDKDKIPTQLAELESIKKAINVLDTIGLTKEEREAYEARLKWLRDEEMALKKAERKGMEKGKIEIATNLLKMGMNIEKVSEVTGLSKRQIEKVKDSI, encoded by the coding sequence ATGTGCAGATTAAATCCAAGGGTAGACTTTGCCTTTAAAAAATTATTCGGTACTGAAGAGAATAAAGATATTCTAATTTCCTTTATCAATTCAGTCTTAGACAAAGATGAGCCAATTAAAGATTTAATCCTAAAGAACCCATATAATTCCAAAAACTTCAAAAATGATAAACTATCGATTCTTGATTTCAAAGCAGTTGATGAGAAAGGCGTTTGGTATAATATCGAGATGCAGATTACAGACCAAGATTATTATGATAAAAGGGCATTATATTACTGGGCAAGATTATATACAGGACAGTTAGAATCAGGGGTTAATTATGATAAGCTAGAAAAGACAATAGTAATTAATGTACTTAATTTTAACTGTTTAGAAGAGAAAGAATATCATAATATCTATCAATTATTGAATCGTGAATCAAAAGAAGAGTTAATAGACCACTTAGAGATTCACTTTATTGAGCTAGAGAAGTATAATAAGGACTTAAGCGAAGTTCAGACTGCTTTAGATAGATGGACAGAGTTCTTAAAGAGAGCAGATAAATATGATAAAGATAAAATCCCTACCCAATTAGCAGAATTAGAAAGCATCAAAAAAGCAATCAATGTATTAGATACTATAGGTTTGACTAAAGAAGAGAGAGAAGCTTATGAAGCTAGGTTGAAATGGTTAAGAGATGAAGAGATGGCATTGAAAAAAGCTGAGAGAAAAGGTATGGAAAAAGGCAAGATAGAGATTGCTACTAATTTATTGAAGATGGGAATGAATATAGAAAAGGTAAGTGAAGTGACTGGATTATCTAAAAGACAGATAGAAAAAGTAAAAGATAGCATTTAA
- a CDS encoding alpha-amylase C-terminal beta-sheet domain-containing protein, whose amino-acid sequence MMRIRMRNWLLTLGLSFVLLCLGIVMPVEAAYSGSGSDIMLQGFHWNSWQYGTWNSITNHANDIDNAGFTMVWFPPASAATDDCGYLPNQWYNLNSNHGSESELRAAVSALNNRGIKAIADIVINHRVGTTDWADFSNPAFDDNSDAVTSDDEWGYGTGNYDTGDGYSAGRDLDHTYYDVQTEIQYWMNWLKNDVGFKGWRYDYVKGYSGYYNGLYNDSTTPYFSVGEFWPDITGDYYASGDNVNYHRQKLMDWIDATGGKSTAFDFTTKWQLMLATSRSEYWRLQDSSGGPIGAIGWWPQMSVTFLDNHDTGPSPNGGQEHWPFESSHLGKGYAYILTHPGTPCVYWPHYFDWGSDLQNTIKTLISLRKEKGITSTSSVSIQAADSSKYAAIVNNSLAVKIGPGNWSPGSGWNLRASGNEWAVWTQ is encoded by the coding sequence ATGATGAGAATCAGAATGAGAAACTGGTTATTAACATTGGGGCTTAGTTTTGTTCTGTTGTGTTTGGGAATAGTTATGCCGGTAGAAGCTGCTTATTCTGGATCAGGATCTGATATAATGCTACAAGGATTTCATTGGAATTCTTGGCAATATGGAACTTGGAACAGTATCACCAATCATGCTAATGACATAGATAATGCAGGATTTACTATGGTCTGGTTCCCACCTGCCTCAGCTGCTACAGATGATTGTGGTTACTTACCTAATCAATGGTACAACCTCAATTCAAATCATGGTAGTGAATCAGAACTCAGAGCAGCAGTAAGTGCATTAAATAATAGAGGGATAAAAGCTATTGCAGATATTGTTATCAACCATAGAGTTGGAACAACAGATTGGGCAGACTTTTCTAATCCTGCCTTTGATGATAATAGTGATGCAGTAACTAGTGATGATGAATGGGGTTATGGAACTGGAAACTATGATACAGGTGATGGTTATAGTGCTGGACGTGATCTTGATCACACCTATTATGATGTGCAAACAGAGATTCAATATTGGATGAACTGGTTAAAAAATGATGTAGGATTTAAAGGTTGGCGTTATGACTATGTCAAAGGATATTCTGGATATTATAATGGACTTTACAATGACTCTACAACACCTTACTTCTCGGTAGGGGAGTTCTGGCCAGATATAACTGGTGATTATTATGCTTCAGGAGATAATGTCAATTATCATAGACAGAAGTTGATGGATTGGATTGATGCTACAGGTGGGAAATCAACTGCTTTTGACTTTACTACCAAATGGCAATTGATGCTTGCAACCTCCCGTAGTGAGTATTGGAGATTGCAAGATTCTAGTGGGGGGCCAATTGGAGCAATTGGATGGTGGCCTCAAATGTCAGTGACTTTTCTTGATAATCATGATACAGGGCCTTCACCAAATGGAGGACAAGAGCATTGGCCTTTTGAAAGTAGCCATTTAGGAAAAGGATATGCTTATATTTTAACCCATCCAGGAACACCTTGTGTATATTGGCCACATTATTTTGATTGGGGTAGTGACTTACAGAATACGATCAAAACTCTAATTAGCCTTAGAAAAGAGAAAGGTATTACTTCTACAAGTTCTGTAAGTATTCAAGCAGCAGATAGTAGTAAGTATGCTGCGATAGTTAATAATAGCTTAGCGGTAAAAATTGGCCCTGGTAATTGGAGTCCAGGTTCAGGTTGGAACCTTCGTGCTTCTGGTAATGAATGGGCTGTTTGGACCCAGTAA
- the dapF gene encoding diaminopimelate epimerase, with amino-acid sequence MKFTKMHGLGNDFVLIDCLEKEVENPSQLAKEMCDRNFGIGADGLVLILPSDLAEADYRMRIFNPDGSEPQMCGNAIRCFAKYLYERELTDKTQLKIETLAGMIKPEIILEEGVVKLVTVDMGEPILRRNEIPMLGEEQEQVIKEELRVGTETFEITTVSMGNPHCVIFVEDIEKIELTNWGPQIETHELFPEDINVEFIEVLNQDEIEMRVWERGAGVTLACGTGACASTVASILNELTERKVTVHLAGGDLVIEWSEDNNRVYMSGPATEVFVGEWKL; translated from the coding sequence ATGAAATTTACAAAGATGCATGGTTTAGGTAATGATTTTGTATTAATTGATTGTCTGGAGAAGGAAGTGGAGAATCCATCTCAATTAGCCAAAGAGATGTGTGATAGAAACTTTGGAATTGGAGCAGATGGTTTGGTATTAATTCTACCATCAGATTTAGCTGAGGCTGATTATAGAATGAGAATCTTCAATCCAGATGGTAGTGAGCCACAGATGTGTGGAAATGCTATTAGATGTTTTGCAAAATATTTATATGAAAGAGAATTAACAGACAAGACTCAACTTAAGATAGAGACCTTAGCAGGAATGATTAAGCCTGAAATAATCTTAGAAGAGGGAGTAGTAAAATTAGTCACAGTTGATATGGGAGAACCTATTTTAAGAAGAAATGAAATCCCAATGTTAGGTGAAGAGCAAGAGCAAGTAATCAAAGAAGAGTTACGAGTAGGTACAGAGACCTTTGAAATAACTACTGTATCAATGGGTAATCCTCATTGTGTTATCTTTGTAGAGGATATAGAGAAGATTGAATTAACTAATTGGGGACCTCAAATTGAGACTCATGAACTATTCCCAGAAGATATTAATGTAGAGTTTATTGAAGTTTTAAATCAAGATGAGATTGAAATGAGGGTTTGGGAGCGTGGAGCAGGAGTTACATTAGCGTGTGGAACTGGAGCCTGTGCTTCAACAGTAGCATCTATTTTAAATGAACTTACAGAGCGTAAGGTCACAGTTCATTTAGCAGGTGGAGATTTAGTAATTGAATGGTCTGAAGATAATAACCGTGTTTATATGAGTGGCCCAGCTACTGAAGTATTTGTAGGGGAATGGAAATTATAG
- the pssA gene encoding CDP-diacylglycerol--serine O-phosphatidyltransferase gives MIREFFKERIDRETVDLKWVPCMITMCNLSCGIFALLAIIKGEFQLAPFFVLLAGLFDVLDGRVARSLDVVSDLGKELDSLSDIISFGIAPAILVWNVALLDLGGLGLLLVLVFPIAGALRLARYNISDFDGAYVGVPITVAGSILAFISFFALKYLIPIEIWIVLIIFLSYLMISKVKIPKL, from the coding sequence ATGATTAGAGAATTTTTCAAAGAAAGAATTGATAGAGAAACAGTTGATTTAAAATGGGTTCCTTGTATGATCACCATGTGTAATTTGTCCTGTGGAATATTTGCTTTATTGGCTATAATCAAGGGGGAATTTCAGCTAGCTCCATTTTTTGTATTATTAGCTGGACTATTTGATGTCTTAGATGGTAGAGTTGCTAGAAGTTTAGATGTAGTAAGTGATTTAGGAAAGGAATTAGATTCTTTATCAGATATTATTTCTTTCGGTATTGCTCCTGCTATATTGGTATGGAATGTTGCTTTATTAGATTTAGGAGGTTTAGGTCTTTTACTTGTTTTAGTTTTTCCGATAGCAGGTGCTTTGAGGTTAGCCAGATATAATATTAGTGATTTTGATGGTGCTTATGTAGGAGTTCCAATTACAGTGGCAGGGAGTATTTTGGCCTTTATCTCCTTTTTTGCTTTAAAGTATCTGATTCCAATTGAGATATGGATAGTTTTAATAATATTTCTGTCTTATTTAATGATTAGCAAAGTTAAAATTCCTAAGTTGTAA
- a CDS encoding phosphatidylserine decarboxylase family protein, with protein sequence MFRMPVAKESIPYIIVLTIFMILFYIFLPILSIIPAFLLVFIIFFFRDPERKVIINDKLLLSPADGRIMEIKEIDEPRFIKGKAKQVNIFLSIFNVHINRSPIDGEIKYRDYRAGKFLPAFKSHASEINEKNYVGIENNKVKVLVNQVTGFIARRIVCWVNQEDTIKQGDRFGLIKFGSCTEIIVPSNVELKVKPGDKVKGGKSIIGEVLNND encoded by the coding sequence TTGTTTAGAATGCCTGTAGCAAAAGAGAGCATTCCCTATATTATAGTATTAACTATATTCATGATACTATTTTACATCTTCTTGCCTATTTTAAGTATAATTCCTGCTTTTTTGTTAGTATTTATTATCTTCTTTTTTCGTGATCCAGAAAGAAAGGTGATAATAAATGATAAGCTATTGCTATCACCAGCAGATGGAAGGATTATGGAGATCAAAGAGATAGATGAGCCTAGATTTATAAAGGGCAAAGCCAAGCAAGTGAATATCTTTTTATCTATCTTCAATGTTCATATTAATCGGAGCCCAATAGATGGTGAGATCAAGTATAGAGATTATCGCGCAGGAAAGTTTTTACCTGCTTTTAAGAGCCATGCCTCAGAAATTAATGAAAAAAATTATGTAGGAATTGAAAATAATAAAGTTAAGGTCTTAGTAAACCAAGTAACAGGTTTTATAGCTAGGAGGATTGTCTGTTGGGTAAATCAAGAAGATACTATTAAACAAGGAGATAGGTTTGGGTTGATTAAATTTGGTTCTTGTACAGAGATTATTGTACCTTCTAATGTAGAATTAAAGGTTAAGCCTGGGGATAAAGTAAAGGGAGGTAAGTCAATTATTGGGGAGGTATTAAATAATGATTAG
- a CDS encoding glycohydrolase toxin TNT-related protein (This protein contains a domain related to Tuberculosis Necrotizing Toxin, which is the C-terminal effector domain of outer membrane channel protein CpnT, and which has a lethal NAD+-glycohydrolase activity.) encodes MVKVYRRETKVNIVYDYDSVGNRISKKIIDPAGVENTVYNYYKGTNRLKSYSIDSKNKYAYVYDPAGNLIKKGNKYSIEGEIVNFTEISGDGVEYWEYKYNLQGRLAKVYKNEELIAEFSYDADDKRIKTIEHTHDGSVKETNFVYSVSGNVIFEDESGDYTSYIFALNKQYAKVNGIVGVSTDITYFHQDNLGSTRLMTNANGKVIMDQDYLPFGGDLARPNQIEVKNDSGENYKYTGQKQVVSIGLYFYGARYYDPEIGRFTREDTYKGELDDPQSQNVYIYVLANPLRYIDPTGHWNEESKWYNPFTWFDTQEDLIGQQSLETYWQMANSNDASSYIADFQASANLEPTGTLNEQTANSLNYYKMAYLSGKEMNESDWLINRYRQTDEYFEWKLTDPVAADLQVAKDAKTALEFISFVQMGTAAYSEYKASKLVDDADGGARFFKELMDWADDFNTRKMFTDKNGNIIWPSNNGFLSKQNITLPKGFRIDRYGNEFGSFVAQEGTPDWARALAPGTTTNAPYYIYETLKPIENVYAGRAVPWFNEPGMGMQYKFDRKILDLLNDGYLKEVGP; translated from the coding sequence ATAGTCTATGATTATGATAGTGTCGGCAATCGAATCAGTAAGAAGATAATCGATCCAGCAGGAGTAGAGAATACAGTCTATAATTATTACAAAGGTACAAATCGCTTGAAATCCTATAGTATAGATAGTAAGAATAAGTATGCCTATGTCTATGACCCTGCAGGAAATCTAATCAAAAAAGGGAATAAATATAGTATAGAAGGTGAAATAGTAAACTTCACTGAAATAAGTGGTGATGGTGTAGAGTACTGGGAATACAAGTATAATCTACAAGGTAGATTAGCTAAAGTCTACAAGAATGAAGAGTTAATCGCAGAGTTTAGCTATGATGCTGATGATAAGCGAATAAAAACTATAGAACACACTCATGATGGGAGTGTTAAGGAGACTAACTTCGTCTATAGTGTCAGTGGCAATGTGATCTTTGAAGATGAAAGTGGAGACTATACCTCATATATCTTCGCACTAAACAAGCAATATGCCAAGGTTAACGGGATCGTCGGAGTTAGCACTGATATAACATACTTCCACCAAGATAACCTAGGTTCCACAAGATTGATGACTAATGCTAATGGCAAAGTTATCATGGATCAAGATTATCTGCCCTTTGGTGGAGATTTAGCGAGACCGAATCAGATTGAGGTAAAGAATGATAGTGGTGAAAACTATAAGTATACAGGACAGAAGCAAGTTGTATCGATAGGTTTGTATTTTTACGGAGCAAGATACTATGACCCTGAGATTGGTAGGTTTACTAGAGAGGATACGTATAAGGGTGAGCTGGATGATCCGCAGAGTCAGAATGTGTATATTTATGTATTAGCAAATCCTCTCAGATATATTGATCCGACTGGGCATTGGAATGAAGAATCTAAATGGTATAATCCTTTTACATGGTTTGATACTCAAGAAGATTTAATAGGTCAACAATCATTAGAAACATATTGGCAAATGGCTAATTCTAATGATGCCTCTTCATATATAGCAGATTTTCAAGCAAGTGCAAATTTAGAACCTACTGGAACATTAAATGAGCAGACAGCTAATTCGTTAAATTATTATAAAATGGCATATTTAAGTGGCAAAGAAATGAACGAAAGTGATTGGTTAATAAATAGATATAGACAAACTGATGAATACTTTGAATGGAAATTAACTGATCCTGTTGCTGCTGATTTACAAGTGGCTAAAGATGCAAAAACAGCATTAGAGTTTATAAGTTTTGTACAGATGGGAACAGCAGCTTATTCTGAGTATAAAGCGAGTAAATTAGTTGATGATGCTGATGGTGGGGCAAGATTTTTTAAGGAACTAATGGATTGGGCAGATGATTTTAATACAAGAAAAATGTTTACTGATAAAAATGGAAATATAATATGGCCAAGTAATAATGGATTTTTAAGCAAACAAAATATAACGTTACCAAAAGGATTTAGAATTGATAGGTATGGTAATGAATTTGGAAGTTTTGTTGCTCAAGAAGGTACTCCAGATTGGGCTCGTGCGTTGGCACCAGGAACAACAACTAATGCACCATATTATATTTATGAAACATTAAAACCAATTGAAAATGTTTATGCAGGAAGAGCAGTTCCTTGGTTTAATGAACCTGGAATGGGGATGCAATATAAATTCGATCGAAAAATACTTGATTTGTTAAATGATGGATATTTAAAGGAGGTAGGACCTTAG